One Myotis daubentonii chromosome 3, mMyoDau2.1, whole genome shotgun sequence genomic window carries:
- the LOC132230994 gene encoding small ribosomal subunit protein eS24-like, whose amino-acid sequence MNDTVTIRTRKFMTNRLLQRKQMVIDVLHPGKATVPKTEIREKLAKMYKTTPDVIFVFGFRTHFGGGKTTGFGMIYDSLDYAKKNEPKHRLARHGLYEKKKTSKKQRKERKNRMKKVRGTAKANVGAGKK is encoded by the coding sequence ATGAATGACACAGTAACCATCCGGACCAGGAAGTTCATGACCAACAGACTACTTCAGCGGAAGCAAATGGTCATTGATGTCCTTCACCCTGGGAAGGCAACAGTACCCAAGACAGAAATCCGGGAAAAACTAGCCAAAATGTATAAGACCACACCGGATGTCATCTTTGTGTTTGGATTCAGAACCCACTTTGGTGGTGGCAAGACCACTGGCTTTGGCATGATTTATGATTCCTTGGATTacgcaaagaaaaatgaacccaaacaCAGACTTGCAAGACATGGCCTATATGAGAAGAAGAAGACCTcaaaaaaacagagaaaggaacgcaagaacagaatgaagaaagtcAGGGGGACTGCAAAGGCCAACGTTGGTGCTGGCAAAAAGTGA